The Microbacterium natoriense genomic interval CGGCCCCGCGACCACGCATCTGCCGCTGTTCCTCGGTTCCGTGCGCTCGTTCTTCGAAGCCGACACGAGCCTCGACGACCTCTATCTTCATCTGCTCGAGGAGAGCGGGGAGCGTCTCGTGGAGGCGATCCGGATCATCGCCACCGGTGAGACGACGCTCGTGCACTGCACGGTGGGGAAGGACCGCACCGGCGTCACCGTGGCCCTCGCGCTCGCGGCGGTCGATGCCGACCGTGAGGCGATCATCGCCGACTACGCCCTCACCGAATCGCAGCTGCCGAGGGAGCGGACGCAGCGCATCGCCGCGTACCTGCGTGCGCAGCATCCCGAAGCGGTGCACGCTGTCGCTCTCGCGACCCAGTCACCGGCTCGCGTGATGCGCGCCCTCCTCGAGAAGGTCGACGAGCGATGGGGATCGGCCGCCGGTTATCTCCGCACGAACGGGATGACGCATGCCGAACTGGATTCCCTGAGGGCGGCGCTGGTCGAACCCGCAACGCAAGGTTAGGCAAGCCTTGGCTGGGTGATACGATAGAGACATCATGAGCACCTCTCTCGACACTCGCAGCACACGCGCGGAGCGCCGCGCGGCACGTCGCCGTGCGCATCATCTGGTGACGGCCGATGAGAGTTCGCTGCTCGAGCTCGAGGCGTTCCTCGCGACGCTGCCGCTGTGCGCGTCGGGACGGATCTTCATCGAGGTGCCGGAGTCCGCAGACATCTCACGTGTCGAGGCGCCCGATCGCATGACCGTGACCTGGCTCGCCCGCGGTGAGCGCTCCGGCGCCCCCGGCACCGGCCGAGCGTGCGCGCCGGGCGAGGCGCTGGCGCGGGCGACTTGCGCCTGGGCCGACGAGATGCTGTGCGATGACGAGGTCGAGACGCACGTCACGCTGCTCGGCGGATTCCTGGGCACGGCGGACATCGTCGACCACCTGACCTCTGAGCTGGGTGTCCAGCCGACGCAGATCCGGGTCCCCGAGCGCTTCGGCCTGCTTCAGCGCTGACGATCGGCGCCGGAGCGGCGGACGTAGTTGCCGTCCTCCAGCCCTGCTTCGATCTCGAAGCGGTTGCGCAGCGGGTCGCGGCCGGCGAACAGGTACAGGACCGGCATCAGGAACCCGTACCGCAGCCACTGCGCCTTGTGCACGGCCTCGTGTCGCAGGATGGCGTCGCTGGGCCTGGCGTCGCCCGTGAGGAAGCACCCGCCCACGCAGACACCGCCGCGGTTGTACGTCCAGCCCGGCATGCCGCGGAAGATCCAGAGCCCATTGCGCCGTTCCACAGGTCCTGTGCTCCACATCGATCCCCAGACCCACCCGACCGCAGTGCCCCACCAGTAGCCGATCCGGCTGAGGGGAGAGCGCAGGAGGAACGACGGGATGCGCCGGTCGACACGGCGTCCGCGTGCGAGAGCGGCCTCTGCCGCAGGGCGCCAGTCGTCGGTCACGCCACGGCACCGACGAGTCGGAGAAGAGCGCCGAGATCGTCGACGGCGTCGGCGGGCGTGCGCGGCGCGAAGCCCGAGATCGTGGCGCCGGCCAGAGGCACGCGGTCGCGCAGCCGGCGGATCGCGGTGCTCAACGCCGACGTGGTGAGGCCGAAAGGCGCGGCCTCCGACACCCCGGACAGCTCGGCCGGGTCGAGCACGTCGACGTCGATGTGCACCCACACCCTGCGAGCACCGGTCGCCGCGACGGCATCGGCGACAGCATCCGCCGAATCGAGATCTGAGACGGAGAGCGAGGTCAGCCCGTCGACCTGTGCGACTTCTTCATCGTCGAGGTTGCGCATGCCCACCGTGATGACCCGATCGCGCGGAACTCCCGGTGAGAGCGCCAGCTGAGGCTCTCCTTCGCCGAGTACGGCGCGCAGAGCCATCCCGGAGAACGCGCCCGAAGGTGAGGACTCGGGGGTGTTCATATCGGCGTGGGCGTCGCACCAGACGACCGCGAGGTCGTCTGTGCCGCCTGGGAGCGCCGCGAGAGCGGCGGCGGTGACGCTGCAGTCGCCGCCGATCACCACGGTGTCGGCGGTCATCGCCTCGGCGACGAGCTCACGAGTTCGCAGCAGTGAGCTCAGCCGGCGTACGCCGGTGCCCAGAGACTCACCCGCCTCGACCGGGACGTCGAGCACCGTCGTCGCCGCGCGCGGCAGATCTCCGGCGATCGCGGTGGCTCCGTCGACGAGGAGCATTGCCCGGGTGGCGGGGGAGCCCTGCCACTGCGGGACGACGAGGAAACGCACCACGGGTGCCTCCAGAGGGAAAGAGCGGATGCCCCGGACCACGGTCCGAGGCATCCGCAGGGTGTGTCAGGAGCCTTCGATGGCCTGCTGCGGAGCTGCGGTGCCGCCCGCCTTGAGCTCAGCGAGGCGTGCCTCCACCTCGGTGAGCTCACCGAGGTCCTCGAGGCTCTCGAACTGCGCGTCGAGGCTGGATGCCGCAAGCTCGGCCTTGCCCTGAGCAAGAGCCTCCTGGCGGCGGACCTTGTCTTCGAAACGGCCCAGTTCGCTGGTCGGGTCGAGCACGTTGATCGAGCCGACCGCGTCCTGCACCTTGGTCTGAGCCTCGGCGACCTTCGCGCGAGCCAGCAGCTCGCTGCGCTTGGTCTTCAGCTCGCCGAGCTTCTCCTTCATGCCGTTGAGGCCCGACTTGAGCTTGTCGACGATCTCGGTCTGCGACGCGATCTGCGGCTCCGCCGCCGACGCCTCGCGCTCCGAGCTGATCTGGCGCTGCAGCGCGATCTTGGCGAGACTGTCGAACTTGTCTGCGTCCGCCGCGTTGCCCGCGGTGCGCATCTCGTCGGCCTTGCGGCTCGCGGCGAGCGCCTTGTTGCCCCACTCGGTCGCCGACTGGACGTCTTCCTCGTGGTCGCGCTCGAGCAGGCGCAGGTTGCCGATGGTCTCCGCGATCGCCGACTCTGCATCGGCGATGTTGTTCGTGTAGTCGCGGACGAGCTGGTCGATCATCTTCTGCGGGTCCTCGGCGGAGTCGAGGAGCGCGTTGATGTTCGCGCGGACGAGGGTCGAGATTCGTCCGAAGATGGACTGCTTGGTCATGCGGTTTCCTTTCAGAGGGTCCTGATTGAGATCTTCACTTATGCGCCTATGGAAATCAGAAGCGTCCGCCGCCGGAGCGCCCGGATCTACCGCCGCCGCCTCCTCCGCCGCCGAAGCCGGAGCTGCGGAAACCGCTGCTCCCGCCGGAGCGCCACCCGCTGCGGCTAGATGACCCGCCTCCGCCACCACCACCGGACAGCAGGCCGCCGATGATGCCGCCGAGGATGTCGCCGCCGAGGCCGGAGCCGCTTGAACGGGAGCCCCCGAAGGGGTCGCCGCCCCAACCGCCACCCGAGGAGTACGAGGAGACGTCGGACTGGGCGTAGGAGCTGGCCTGCCGAGCGAGTTCCAGCGCGTTCTGGGCGACGGCGAGCGCCTGCTCGGGGTTCGCGGTTCGCAGTCCCAGCGCTTCGCTGAGCCCCGCTTCGGCCTGTGAGAGGCGTGTCCGGGCGGTGCTGCCGACGGTTCCACGTCGCGTCTCGATGAAGTCCCTGGTCGATCGGACCTGCGCGTCGGCCTGGGCGAGGGTCTGCTCGAGCATCTGCTGCGTGCGTCGAGCGCGCTCGATGCTCTCCCGTCCCTGGGCGATGGCCGCGTCGATCTGCGTGTTCGCCGCGGTGAGGGCCTCCAGCACACGCTGCGGGCTGCGGGAGTCCCCGGTCAGGTTCGCCTGCGCCTGCTGCAGCTGCTGCTGCACGTTCGCCGCGGCCTGGGCGGTGGCGCCGGCGGCATCTGGGAGCTGTTGCGCAGTCGCGATATCGCCCTGCAGATCGGACATGAGCGTCCGCGCCTGGGATTCGATCGAGGCGAGATCGGCGCCGAGGGTCGTGATCGCGGCGGCAAGCTGCCCCGCTTGGGCGACGGCCTGTTCGGCCGTGCGGATCGCGAAGGCGGCATCACCGGTCTTGCCTGTCGTGATGGCCTGGGCCGCGGCTTCGATCGACCTGTCGGCGAGAGCGATGCGCTCCTGCGCCTGGGCCGGATTGTCTGCGACGGTGCTCAGCGCGGCGGGGTCGTACTCGGCGGCGAGCGCTGCGAGAGCGGGAGCCGCGCCCGCGAGCACGGGCTGCAGCGCGGTGCGCTCGGCCCGTACGCGATCGAGCTCCTGGGGGGCGTTCTCCTGAAGCCTGCGCAGGGCGTCGAAGGCCTCGGTGTTGTCATCGAGCACGTCGTCGATCTCGTCGCAGAGCTGGATGATGCGGATGTGCCACGCGCGGCGGTCGTAGACGGTGTCTTCGATCTCGTCGTCGAGCTTCTGCTTGATGTCGAACGCCTCCGACATCTTCGTCTTCGCCGCTTCGATCGCCACGGAGAACTCGGATGTGGCGCTCTCGCCGAACTGCGCGACCGCGAACCCGAGCTCCTCTTTGCTGGAGGTCAGCGCGTCGTCGGCCCGCACGAGTGCGGCGCCGGCCTGCGTCTGGACCTGCTCATCGGTGAGGGTCGAGAACGGGTCGTTCGGGTCGGGCTTCTCCGGCATGGCGCCTCGCCGGCGCGCCTCGGCGTTGCGTCGGCCGCGCGCGATCAAGGCGACGATGAGCCAGACCAGCAGCGCGGCGACGACGATCCCGCCGATGATCAGGAACACTCGGACCGCACCGGCCCCGCCGTCTCCCTGGATCTCGTCTGCCGCGAGGATGATCGCGCCGTCCCAGTCGTCCTGGGCGAGAAGGGGCTGGATCTTCTCCTCGACGTCGTCGAGCTTGCCCTCGCTGAGCGGTCCGCCCTGCGCGGCGGAGATGTAGTAGCTGCGCCCTTCGACCGCGATCGCGAGGAGGTACTGCTCGGGGCCGAGGCTGTTGTTCTGTGCGACGGCATCAGCCCACGCGACGTAGTCGGACGGCGAGGTGAAGTCGTCGACGAGCACCACGAACAGATCCGCCGTGGAGTTCTCGGTCAGCGTCTGCAGACGAGCCTCGACGTCTTTCTTCTCAGTCGAGCTGAGGACGCCGGCGTCGTCGGTGACGTAGCCCTGGTCGAGCTGAACGGGGTCGGTCGCCGATGCCGCTGAGGCAGAGAGCAGCCCCGCGACGAGCGCCGTCATCACTGCGACCAGCGCGAGCCAGCGAGTCCTCATGTGCGTCCCTCCGACCGGCAGCCGTGCCCCCATGCGTCGAGTCTATGCACACACGACGACACGCGACAGCATCCGGGCGCTGATGGGCGTTCGCCCTCAGCGCAGACACATACGCTGGAGAGCATGGACGACAGGTATGGATCGGATGTGCTCGCCGCCGGGTGGCGGGAGCGCGCCGCGAAGCCGGTGCCCGAGGTGCCCGCCGAGCTCGATCTCGTGGTCGAGGTCGCCGGCGACGGCTACTGCGGCGCCGTGACCAAGGTGCAGGCCGGCAATGTCGAACTCGAGGACTGGAAGGGGCGCACGCGCCTGTTCCCGTTGGGAGGCGGGTTTCTCGTCGAGGGGAAGCCCGTGAAGCTCGTCCCGCCGAAGGCGGTGCAGCAGGGGCCGAGGCGGACGGCATCCGGATCGTTCGTCGTCGCGGATCAGCGCGCGCGCACCGCGCTTCCCAGCCGGATCCTCGTCGAGGGCAAGCACGACGCCGAGCTCGTGGAGAAGGTGTGGGGAGCCGATCTCCGCGTCGAAGGCGTCGTGGTCGAGTTCCTGCAGGGGGTCGATCTGCTCGACGCCCTCCTCGACGCCGAACCGCCGAGCGCGACCAGGCGCTACGGCGTGCTCGTGGACCATCTCGTGCCCGGGTCCAAGGAGTCCCGGATCGCGGATGCCGTCGCGCGCGGGCCGCATGGGCGCCACATCCGCATCGTCGGGCATCCCTTCGTCGACGTCTGGCAGTGCGTGACTCCGAAGGCCCTCGGCATCGCGAGATGGCCGGAGATCCCACGCGGCACCGACTGGAAGACGGGCATCTGCCGCGCATTCGGCTGGCCCTACGAGACCCAGGCCGACACGGGGCTCGCCTGGCAGCGCATCCTGTCGAAGGTGCACACCTATCGCGATCTCGAGCCTGCGCTGCTGGGTCGTGTCGAGGAGCTGAT includes:
- a CDS encoding tyrosine-protein phosphatase, encoding MTVLDVEGVANVRDVGGIPAAGGRIRAGVLLRSGQLSGATPAGASALSERVSHIVDLRDGEEIAAEPTEIVGPATTHLPLFLGSVRSFFEADTSLDDLYLHLLEESGERLVEAIRIIATGETTLVHCTVGKDRTGVTVALALAAVDADREAIIADYALTESQLPRERTQRIAAYLRAQHPEAVHAVALATQSPARVMRALLEKVDERWGSAAGYLRTNGMTHAELDSLRAALVEPATQG
- a CDS encoding SIP domain-containing protein; translation: MSTSLDTRSTRAERRAARRRAHHLVTADESSLLELEAFLATLPLCASGRIFIEVPESADISRVEAPDRMTVTWLARGERSGAPGTGRACAPGEALARATCAWADEMLCDDEVETHVTLLGGFLGTADIVDHLTSELGVQPTQIRVPERFGLLQR
- a CDS encoding Fe-S oxidoreductase, with the translated sequence MTDDWRPAAEAALARGRRVDRRIPSFLLRSPLSRIGYWWGTAVGWVWGSMWSTGPVERRNGLWIFRGMPGWTYNRGGVCVGGCFLTGDARPSDAILRHEAVHKAQWLRYGFLMPVLYLFAGRDPLRNRFEIEAGLEDGNYVRRSGADRQR
- a CDS encoding arginase family protein; its protein translation is MPRTVVRGIRSFPLEAPVVRFLVVPQWQGSPATRAMLLVDGATAIAGDLPRAATTVLDVPVEAGESLGTGVRRLSSLLRTRELVAEAMTADTVVIGGDCSVTAAALAALPGGTDDLAVVWCDAHADMNTPESSPSGAFSGMALRAVLGEGEPQLALSPGVPRDRVITVGMRNLDDEEVAQVDGLTSLSVSDLDSADAVADAVAATGARRVWVHIDVDVLDPAELSGVSEAAPFGLTTSALSTAIRRLRDRVPLAGATISGFAPRTPADAVDDLGALLRLVGAVA
- a CDS encoding PspA/IM30 family protein, with product MTKQSIFGRISTLVRANINALLDSAEDPQKMIDQLVRDYTNNIADAESAIAETIGNLRLLERDHEEDVQSATEWGNKALAASRKADEMRTAGNAADADKFDSLAKIALQRQISSEREASAAEPQIASQTEIVDKLKSGLNGMKEKLGELKTKRSELLARAKVAEAQTKVQDAVGSINVLDPTSELGRFEDKVRRQEALAQGKAELAASSLDAQFESLEDLGELTEVEARLAELKAGGTAAPQQAIEGS
- a CDS encoding TPM domain-containing protein — its product is MGARLPVGGTHMRTRWLALVAVMTALVAGLLSASAASATDPVQLDQGYVTDDAGVLSSTEKKDVEARLQTLTENSTADLFVVLVDDFTSPSDYVAWADAVAQNNSLGPEQYLLAIAVEGRSYYISAAQGGPLSEGKLDDVEEKIQPLLAQDDWDGAIILAADEIQGDGGAGAVRVFLIIGGIVVAALLVWLIVALIARGRRNAEARRRGAMPEKPDPNDPFSTLTDEQVQTQAGAALVRADDALTSSKEELGFAVAQFGESATSEFSVAIEAAKTKMSEAFDIKQKLDDEIEDTVYDRRAWHIRIIQLCDEIDDVLDDNTEAFDALRRLQENAPQELDRVRAERTALQPVLAGAAPALAALAAEYDPAALSTVADNPAQAQERIALADRSIEAAAQAITTGKTGDAAFAIRTAEQAVAQAGQLAAAITTLGADLASIESQARTLMSDLQGDIATAQQLPDAAGATAQAAANVQQQLQQAQANLTGDSRSPQRVLEALTAANTQIDAAIAQGRESIERARRTQQMLEQTLAQADAQVRSTRDFIETRRGTVGSTARTRLSQAEAGLSEALGLRTANPEQALAVAQNALELARQASSYAQSDVSSYSSGGGWGGDPFGGSRSSGSGLGGDILGGIIGGLLSGGGGGGGSSSRSGWRSGGSSGFRSSGFGGGGGGGGRSGRSGGGRF
- a CDS encoding DUF3097 domain-containing protein, whose product is MDDRYGSDVLAAGWRERAAKPVPEVPAELDLVVEVAGDGYCGAVTKVQAGNVELEDWKGRTRLFPLGGGFLVEGKPVKLVPPKAVQQGPRRTASGSFVVADQRARTALPSRILVEGKHDAELVEKVWGADLRVEGVVVEFLQGVDLLDALLDAEPPSATRRYGVLVDHLVPGSKESRIADAVARGPHGRHIRIVGHPFVDVWQCVTPKALGIARWPEIPRGTDWKTGICRAFGWPYETQADTGLAWQRILSKVHTYRDLEPALLGRVEELIDFVTEPAGR